One window of the Natrarchaeobius halalkaliphilus genome contains the following:
- a CDS encoding DNA-methyltransferase — protein METTHRVYVEDSRDLSNLDDDSVELVVTSPPYPMIEMWDDLFTDLDPAIGDALESGDDRAAFDAMHAQLEAVWDELERVLVDGGLACINVGDATRSIGGRFRVYPNHARILESFEARGFDPLPDVLWRKPTNSAAKFMGSGTLPPNAYVTLEHEYVLVFRNGGEKREFEPRADRRYEAAYFWEERNRWFSDVWTDVRGELQDLEFDGEGSDLRERSAAYPLEIPYRLICMYSTYGDTVLDPFWGTGTTSRAAICAGRNSVGYELEDAFLEVFDDRVDAVPELSRSIGRSRLDRHRSFVENRRDDGKSLGYEAVHYETPVVTKMERSIRLREATAIDERSDGYRVEHRPLSISLESPTG, from the coding sequence ATGGAGACGACCCATCGCGTCTACGTCGAGGATTCGCGCGACCTCTCGAATCTCGACGACGATTCCGTCGAACTCGTCGTCACGTCCCCACCGTATCCGATGATCGAGATGTGGGACGACCTCTTTACCGACCTCGACCCGGCCATCGGGGACGCACTCGAGTCGGGCGACGATCGGGCCGCCTTCGACGCGATGCACGCCCAACTCGAGGCCGTCTGGGACGAACTCGAGCGGGTCCTCGTCGACGGCGGCCTCGCGTGTATCAACGTCGGCGACGCGACGCGGTCCATCGGCGGGCGCTTTCGAGTCTATCCGAATCACGCACGAATACTGGAATCGTTCGAAGCCCGCGGGTTCGACCCGCTTCCCGACGTCCTCTGGCGAAAGCCGACCAACAGCGCCGCCAAGTTCATGGGGAGCGGGACGCTACCGCCGAACGCCTACGTCACCCTGGAGCACGAGTACGTTCTCGTCTTCAGAAACGGCGGAGAAAAGCGGGAGTTCGAACCGCGAGCCGACCGACGGTACGAGGCGGCGTATTTCTGGGAGGAACGAAACCGGTGGTTCTCGGACGTCTGGACGGACGTCCGCGGCGAGCTACAGGACCTCGAGTTCGACGGCGAGGGAAGCGACCTTCGCGAGCGTTCGGCCGCCTATCCCCTGGAGATACCCTACCGGCTGATCTGTATGTATTCGACCTACGGTGATACCGTTCTGGATCCGTTCTGGGGGACCGGTACGACCTCGCGTGCGGCGATCTGTGCCGGCCGAAACTCCGTCGGCTACGAACTCGAGGACGCCTTTCTCGAGGTGTTCGACGATCGGGTCGACGCCGTTCCGGAACTGTCGCGTTCGATCGGCCGGTCGCGTCTCGATCGTCACCGCTCGTTCGTCGAAAACCGTCGCGATGACGGAAAGAGCCTCGGCTACGAGGCCGTTCACTACGAGACGCCGGTCGTCACGAAGATGGAGCGATCGATCAGGCTTCGCGAGGCGACCGCCATCGACGAACGTTCGGACGGCTACCGAGTCGAACACCGGCCGCTGTCGATCTCGCTCGAGTCACCCACCGGGTGA
- a CDS encoding gamma-glutamyltransferase family protein — MTDSFDHRVDLDRFDSRRSTVYGNRGMVATSQPLAAQAGLTILREGGNAFDAAVATAAALNVVEPTSTGLGGDVFALYRTADGEVGGMRSCGPAPRGATIEAVRTALETTDDPGRYYPRSRGYAVDANAHPDELEMPFLGPHAVTVPGTARGWETTIREFGRLSLSRVLEPAIHYATEGFPVSPVIAHHWTGAAELFTNENARRAYLVDGRAPKPGQTVTLSELGRSLRMVANQGADVVYEGEIAAAIVEEVQSAGGFMRHDDLAEFEPEFVDPVSTTYNGAEVYELPPNNQGLIALEALNIAEEIGAGEHDYDSPERVHAFAEATKLAFVDGHHYITDPEYESAPPLGSKTYARERARAIGDEPIVNPVVGVPNSNAEDADTVLLTVGDDDGNLVSYINSRFAGFGSGLVAGDTGIALQNRGASFSLDPDHPNSLEPGKRPFHTLVPAVAKLDTDDWLAFGTMGGYMQPQGHVQVLSNLIDYGMDLQAALDAPRWRYRENGSLAVEERLPNAAKLARMGHEVTVSPPVLFGGAQLVRRRHGTLSGASEPRKDGVASGY, encoded by the coding sequence ATGACCGATTCCTTCGATCACCGGGTGGATCTCGATCGGTTCGATTCTCGACGGTCGACGGTGTACGGTAATCGCGGCATGGTCGCGACGAGCCAGCCCCTTGCTGCCCAGGCTGGCCTGACGATCCTGCGCGAAGGCGGCAACGCGTTCGATGCGGCCGTTGCGACTGCGGCGGCGTTGAACGTCGTCGAGCCGACTTCGACCGGGCTGGGCGGGGACGTCTTCGCGCTCTATCGAACCGCCGACGGCGAAGTAGGGGGGATGCGCTCGTGCGGCCCGGCGCCGCGGGGGGCGACGATCGAGGCCGTCCGGACCGCACTCGAGACCACGGACGATCCCGGTCGGTACTACCCACGGTCTCGCGGCTACGCCGTCGACGCGAACGCTCATCCGGACGAACTGGAGATGCCGTTTCTCGGGCCTCACGCGGTGACCGTCCCCGGAACCGCTCGCGGCTGGGAGACGACCATTCGCGAGTTCGGTCGACTGTCGCTTTCGCGAGTCCTCGAGCCGGCGATCCACTACGCGACGGAGGGGTTTCCCGTTTCTCCGGTGATCGCCCATCACTGGACCGGAGCAGCGGAGCTGTTTACGAACGAGAACGCCCGACGGGCGTATCTCGTCGACGGACGCGCACCGAAACCGGGACAGACGGTGACGCTGTCGGAGCTGGGACGGTCCCTCCGAATGGTCGCGAACCAGGGTGCAGACGTGGTCTACGAGGGCGAGATCGCCGCCGCGATCGTCGAGGAGGTACAGTCAGCCGGCGGGTTCATGCGTCACGACGACCTGGCGGAGTTCGAACCGGAATTCGTCGATCCCGTCAGCACCACCTACAACGGAGCCGAAGTCTACGAACTGCCGCCGAACAATCAGGGGTTGATCGCCCTCGAGGCGTTGAATATCGCGGAGGAGATCGGTGCGGGCGAGCACGATTACGATTCGCCAGAACGCGTCCACGCCTTCGCAGAAGCCACGAAACTCGCGTTCGTCGACGGCCACCACTACATCACGGATCCGGAGTACGAGTCAGCTCCTCCGCTGGGTTCGAAGACGTACGCACGAGAGCGCGCTCGCGCGATCGGGGACGAACCGATCGTGAATCCGGTCGTGGGCGTTCCGAACTCGAACGCCGAAGACGCAGACACCGTCCTGTTGACCGTCGGTGACGACGACGGAAATCTCGTCAGCTACATCAACTCCCGGTTCGCAGGCTTTGGCTCCGGACTGGTGGCCGGCGACACCGGAATCGCCCTCCAGAACCGCGGCGCGTCGTTCTCGCTCGATCCAGACCATCCGAACTCGCTCGAGCCTGGAAAACGACCGTTTCATACGCTCGTTCCGGCAGTTGCGAAGCTCGACACGGACGATTGGCTCGCGTTCGGCACGATGGGCGGGTACATGCAGCCACAGGGACACGTCCAGGTGCTCTCGAACCTCATCGACTACGGAATGGATCTTCAGGCGGCGCTGGATGCGCCCCGCTGGCGGTACCGCGAAAACGGATCGCTCGCCGTCGAAGAACGACTCCCGAACGCGGCGAAGCTCGCTCGGATGGGACACGAGGTAACCGTTTCACCGCCCGTGCTGTTCGGCGGGGCACAGCTCGTTCGTCGACGACACGGAACGCTCTCGGGAGCGAGCGAGCCCCGAAAAGACGGCGTTGCGAGCGGCTACTGA
- a CDS encoding GAF domain-containing protein, translating to MDGSLEALDTSPLRVLVVGSPGWGRTTTAALEESPLGIEGPVSSRTDWDRDSLDSREPGAIDCLLTDDRDVLSSVEDRCPVVYVTGDADLDCDGSSVEQLLEDGATDVVFAETDSQAVLEHRIRRTVEFASTRSADGPESKRYRKLLEHASDTVIVLDERYRITTITPNSESSDGEDLRSHRAKSFLDTIHPDDRTVVLDALDTLSAEAYGSTTTVEYSHRHDDGSRICEATFTNCLGDGVLDGIVGSVRDVTAYHRVERELDESLQRVTDAFFALDPEWRFTYLNDRALEGLAVDRSKLVGRSVLEIFPELEGSVFHHAAIDAMDHQESRTVEGYFEPYDSWIEARIYPSPTGVSVYWRDVTDRIEREWTLNERTERLKTLIENVPVVLFDLDSDGTFTFAEGRALEDLEIDSSEVVGNSISDILSEYSRVEADLRASLEGYPVYEQWRICGRAFEAWCRPIVRDGTIERVTGIAVDVTDRAQYRDALSALHDATNHLLTVESKEAACEYIVDVASGVLDLEGIVYRFDDQQNELIPAAYSPGLAELVGSPPDLRPRDDSITWETFVSRTPVMYDDVRESERVYNSQTDVRSGLYVPLGEHGVFVAASPVDGAFDEQIAELAQLFATTAEAALDRIGRTQRLHDRERELKRQNRYLERLNETNEVRQEIGQHLLMADSRAEIERKICERFVDLDACSMAWLGEPNPSGNRLESRTSAGRDHGYLEAITVTTADDSATEPTGRAARTGEAVYVENVAGSVHDGSWRAQALSRNFQSVYAVPLVYDGFLYGVLSLYGEESNAFDSVFRSTLADQAETIAYTIDAVKRKTALLGDEVTELELEIDRQSILLELSEHLDERIVFEGSTTRDEVTIVFVSLEEPIDEAILDDELEDMEGIVDVSIIENDERTLLQLVTEDPVLDSIVTAHGGTVREFVAGNGTAWATIDIPGTVDVREVVSTINRRGIPATMVARREQSTDDRPTLDASSRTRLLDLLTERQREVVQTAYHGGFFEWPRRTTGEEIAASLDISSPAFHRHVRSTEQKLLETLFDDRLEERG from the coding sequence ATGGATGGCAGCCTCGAGGCGCTCGACACCTCCCCGCTTCGAGTCCTGGTTGTCGGATCGCCAGGGTGGGGACGGACGACGACGGCGGCGCTCGAAGAGAGTCCCCTCGGGATCGAAGGGCCGGTCTCGTCGCGGACGGACTGGGATCGGGACTCGCTCGATAGCCGCGAACCGGGGGCGATCGACTGTCTCCTCACGGACGACCGCGACGTTCTTTCGAGCGTCGAAGACCGCTGTCCAGTCGTCTACGTCACCGGCGACGCTGACCTCGACTGCGATGGTTCGTCCGTCGAGCAACTGCTCGAGGATGGTGCGACCGACGTCGTTTTCGCCGAAACGGACTCACAGGCGGTGCTGGAGCACCGAATCAGGCGAACGGTCGAGTTCGCCTCAACCCGGTCCGCCGACGGACCAGAGTCGAAGCGCTACCGGAAGCTGCTCGAACACGCATCGGATACGGTAATCGTTCTCGACGAGCGCTACAGAATTACGACGATCACGCCGAACTCCGAGTCGAGTGATGGGGAGGACCTGAGATCGCACCGCGCCAAGAGCTTCCTCGATACGATTCACCCCGACGACCGAACGGTCGTGCTCGACGCGCTCGACACGCTCAGTGCGGAAGCTTACGGCTCGACGACGACCGTCGAGTACTCCCATCGTCACGACGACGGCAGTCGTATCTGTGAGGCGACGTTTACGAACTGCCTCGGTGACGGCGTCCTCGATGGAATCGTCGGATCGGTTCGAGACGTTACGGCGTATCATCGAGTCGAGCGGGAACTCGACGAATCGCTTCAGCGGGTTACGGACGCCTTTTTCGCACTGGACCCCGAGTGGCGGTTTACGTACCTCAACGACCGAGCCCTCGAAGGGCTGGCGGTCGACCGATCGAAACTCGTTGGACGAAGTGTCCTCGAGATCTTTCCGGAACTCGAGGGATCCGTCTTTCACCACGCGGCGATCGATGCGATGGATCACCAGGAGTCTCGAACGGTCGAGGGCTACTTCGAGCCCTACGACAGCTGGATCGAAGCGAGAATCTATCCGTCACCGACGGGCGTCTCGGTCTACTGGCGGGACGTGACCGATCGCATCGAACGCGAATGGACGCTGAACGAACGAACCGAGCGTCTCAAGACGCTCATCGAGAACGTTCCCGTCGTGCTGTTCGATCTCGACAGCGACGGGACGTTTACGTTTGCCGAAGGCCGAGCGCTGGAGGATCTCGAGATCGATTCGAGCGAGGTCGTCGGGAACTCGATATCGGACATCCTTTCGGAATATTCTCGGGTGGAGGCGGATCTCCGGGCGTCCCTCGAGGGGTATCCGGTCTACGAACAGTGGCGGATTTGTGGTCGGGCCTTCGAGGCGTGGTGTCGACCGATCGTCCGTGACGGAACGATCGAGCGGGTCACCGGTATCGCCGTCGACGTGACCGATCGGGCGCAGTATCGAGATGCGCTGAGCGCCCTCCACGATGCGACCAACCACCTGTTGACCGTCGAATCGAAAGAGGCCGCTTGCGAGTATATCGTCGACGTCGCGTCCGGCGTTCTCGATCTCGAGGGGATCGTCTACCGGTTCGACGACCAACAAAACGAACTGATCCCGGCAGCGTACTCTCCGGGTCTGGCGGAACTGGTCGGATCGCCGCCCGATCTTCGTCCGCGCGACGACAGCATCACGTGGGAGACGTTCGTCTCGCGAACGCCGGTGATGTACGACGACGTGCGAGAGTCCGAACGGGTGTACAACAGCCAGACTGACGTTCGGAGCGGACTGTACGTACCGCTCGGAGAGCACGGCGTCTTCGTCGCCGCCTCGCCGGTAGACGGGGCGTTCGACGAGCAGATCGCCGAACTCGCTCAACTGTTCGCGACGACGGCCGAGGCAGCGCTCGATCGCATCGGACGAACTCAGCGTCTGCACGATCGGGAACGGGAGCTGAAACGCCAGAACCGATATCTCGAGCGCCTCAACGAGACGAACGAGGTACGCCAGGAGATCGGACAGCACCTCCTGATGGCCGATTCGAGAGCGGAGATCGAACGGAAGATCTGCGAACGATTTGTCGACCTCGATGCGTGTTCGATGGCCTGGCTCGGAGAGCCGAATCCGAGTGGAAACCGACTTGAGAGCCGGACCAGCGCAGGCCGCGACCACGGCTATCTCGAAGCTATCACGGTGACGACGGCCGACGATTCCGCGACGGAGCCGACGGGACGTGCCGCTCGAACCGGCGAGGCGGTGTACGTCGAGAACGTTGCCGGTTCCGTCCACGACGGGTCCTGGCGAGCCCAGGCGTTGTCTCGAAACTTCCAGTCAGTGTACGCGGTTCCGCTGGTGTACGACGGGTTCTTGTACGGTGTCCTGTCTCTTTACGGAGAGGAATCAAACGCATTCGACAGCGTCTTCAGATCGACGCTCGCCGACCAGGCCGAGACGATCGCCTACACCATCGACGCTGTCAAGCGAAAAACTGCTCTCCTTGGCGACGAGGTCACCGAACTCGAACTCGAAATCGATCGACAGTCGATCCTGCTCGAGCTCTCCGAACACCTCGACGAGCGGATCGTCTTCGAGGGATCGACCACCCGCGACGAGGTGACGATCGTGTTCGTCTCGCTCGAGGAGCCGATCGACGAAGCGATTCTCGACGACGAACTCGAGGATATGGAGGGGATCGTGGACGTCTCGATCATCGAAAACGACGAACGAACGCTGCTCCAGCTGGTGACGGAGGATCCGGTTCTCGACTCTATCGTCACCGCCCATGGGGGAACGGTTCGGGAGTTCGTTGCCGGTAATGGAACCGCGTGGGCGACCATCGACATACCGGGAACTGTCGACGTCCGCGAAGTCGTCTCGACGATCAACCGACGCGGCATCCCAGCAACGATGGTCGCGCGACGCGAACAGTCGACGGACGACCGTCCGACGCTCGATGCCTCGAGCCGAACGCGGTTGCTCGATCTCCTCACGGAGAGACAGCGAGAAGTGGTTCAGACGGCCTACCACGGCGGCTTCTTCGAATGGCCCCGACGAACGACGGGCGAAGAGATCGCCGCGTCGTTGGACATCTCCTCCCCCGCGTTCCACAGGCACGTCCGGTCGACCGAACAGAAACTGCTCGAGACCCTTTTCGACGACCGTCTCGAGGAGAGGGGTTAA
- a CDS encoding HalOD1 output domain-containing protein: protein MTEMTSRSPSAQTGAQYSVQYDRLDDEPLSVAVADAVATVCNVDITDLDPLHYSINADALERLFEPRSDGLRSNGSVAFEYNDCMVTVTASGDIQVDQL from the coding sequence ATGACCGAGATGACTTCACGATCGCCATCCGCACAAACGGGGGCGCAGTATTCTGTACAGTACGATCGACTCGACGATGAACCACTCAGCGTCGCCGTAGCCGACGCCGTCGCGACAGTCTGTAACGTCGATATTACCGATCTCGATCCGCTTCACTACTCGATCAACGCCGACGCACTCGAGCGACTGTTCGAACCGCGCTCGGATGGGCTCCGATCTAACGGCTCAGTAGCGTTCGAATACAACGATTGCATGGTAACGGTCACCGCTTCCGGTGATATTCAGGTCGATCAGCTCTAA
- the mobA gene encoding molybdenum cofactor guanylyltransferase, producing MAVHSRERPSETDRTTSNEPSSTTSGVIVAGGFSERFGDQEKALVPVDGKPMLARVGNAVAPAVDELVINCRAEQRPAFERALEQSGPALALEVRFALDRSDERDQGPVAGLRRGLEAVSGTTAVAVPCDLALLEAEFVAQLVGEYDRVTDTDAVVPYADDYSQLLCAVYDVAATQIACERVLETERRRLFDVLDHLAVTTIDDVESWTDPRRLRAIDTPDALAACRDEY from the coding sequence ATGGCAGTCCACTCGAGAGAACGTCCCTCAGAGACCGATCGTACGACCTCGAATGAGCCATCGTCGACGACCAGTGGCGTTATCGTCGCCGGTGGTTTTTCGGAGCGATTCGGCGATCAGGAGAAAGCCCTCGTACCGGTCGATGGCAAACCGATGCTCGCTCGCGTTGGGAACGCCGTCGCACCGGCCGTCGACGAACTCGTAATCAACTGCCGAGCGGAGCAGCGGCCTGCGTTCGAACGGGCACTCGAGCAGTCTGGCCCAGCACTAGCACTCGAAGTCCGATTCGCGCTCGATCGATCGGACGAACGCGACCAGGGTCCGGTTGCGGGACTTCGACGCGGGCTCGAGGCGGTTTCGGGAACGACTGCAGTCGCCGTTCCCTGTGATTTGGCGCTGCTCGAGGCGGAGTTCGTCGCTCAACTCGTTGGGGAGTACGACCGTGTGACAGACACTGACGCCGTCGTTCCGTACGCGGATGACTACAGCCAGCTGCTGTGTGCGGTCTACGACGTCGCTGCGACACAGATCGCATGCGAACGGGTACTCGAGACCGAGCGGCGACGGTTGTTCGACGTCCTCGATCATCTCGCAGTGACGACCATCGACGATGTCGAATCGTGGACTGATCCACGCCGATTGCGGGCGATCGACACGCCGGACGCGCTTGCTGCGTGTCGGGACGAGTATTGA
- the nasA gene encoding assimilatory nitrate reductase NasA — protein MSEFIQTTCLRCAVGCGHVQRAVDNGYGLDLVRGNPEHPVNNGLACQRGVRETADPDGEWLTRPLVRRDGELVATTLDNALEEAADGLAEALEASSDAVAVLGSGQQTNEAAYALGKLARGGFGTRYYDANTTLCMASAVTAYYDAFGSDAPPPTYGDIPDAETHLIWGANPAVAHPVMFSWIRQSVADNDSELLVIDPVHSETAEVADYHVPVEPGGDLALARAILARIVETDRVDETFVAEQTEGFEELLETLPSGEAATDDAGVSLAAVDKLARAFETRTLVYWGMGVNQSAQGTATAGALIDLCLATGNLKPGSGPFSLTGQANSMGTRVCSSKGSWPGHRSFDDPIHRGIVADTWGVSPSRLPDDTGPGPVGIVEAIDTDIDAIYAVATNPAAGLPDAGAARNRLEESFLVVQDAFHSETVELADVVLPAATWGESEGTVMNMERTISRVRAATDTPSGIKTDLELIGEVATRVVPGLFDEPPEPKAVFKEFVNLTEGTVADCSGIGYERLEAEHAVRWPAPSPTTAGGYRYYTDEADEDTVNENWEFPTPTGRARFSSAVADSVPEPPSEAYPLTLTTARGADAYNTGVRTREDEPPIARINPATASAMATEIDGHEGDSDGESTVRVTSRRASIDARVEEDDAIPDSVVWLPIHHPAVNDLTLPTVDPRSNEPNFKQCAIRLEAPRNSEEIASAEGSA, from the coding sequence GTGAGCGAATTTATCCAGACGACCTGTCTTCGATGTGCGGTCGGCTGTGGTCACGTCCAGCGAGCCGTCGACAACGGCTACGGGCTGGATCTCGTCAGAGGAAACCCCGAACACCCGGTCAACAACGGCCTTGCCTGCCAGCGTGGCGTTCGCGAGACCGCAGACCCCGACGGCGAGTGGCTTACCCGCCCGCTCGTTCGGCGCGACGGCGAACTCGTCGCGACCACACTGGACAACGCGCTCGAGGAAGCCGCGGATGGACTCGCCGAGGCACTCGAGGCGAGTTCCGACGCCGTTGCAGTGTTGGGAAGTGGCCAGCAGACGAACGAAGCAGCCTACGCACTCGGCAAACTCGCCCGCGGTGGCTTTGGAACTCGGTACTACGACGCGAATACGACGCTGTGTATGGCCAGTGCCGTCACGGCCTACTACGATGCCTTCGGAAGCGACGCGCCGCCACCGACCTACGGCGATATCCCGGATGCGGAAACACACCTCATCTGGGGAGCGAACCCCGCCGTGGCCCATCCGGTCATGTTCAGTTGGATCCGACAGAGTGTGGCCGACAACGACTCCGAACTGCTCGTCATCGACCCGGTCCACAGCGAGACCGCAGAAGTAGCAGATTACCACGTCCCGGTCGAACCCGGTGGGGACCTCGCACTCGCGCGAGCGATTCTCGCCCGAATCGTCGAGACCGACCGCGTCGACGAAACGTTCGTCGCCGAACAGACCGAGGGCTTCGAGGAGTTACTCGAGACGCTTCCGAGCGGCGAGGCGGCCACCGACGACGCGGGCGTCTCGCTCGCAGCTGTCGACAAACTCGCGCGTGCGTTCGAGACACGGACGCTCGTTTACTGGGGAATGGGCGTCAATCAGAGCGCCCAGGGGACCGCAACTGCAGGCGCCCTGATCGACCTCTGTCTCGCGACGGGCAACCTGAAGCCGGGTTCCGGACCGTTCTCACTGACGGGACAGGCAAACTCGATGGGGACACGCGTCTGTTCCTCGAAGGGAAGTTGGCCCGGTCACCGGTCGTTCGACGATCCGATTCATCGCGGTATCGTCGCCGACACCTGGGGCGTCTCTCCTTCGAGACTACCCGACGACACTGGCCCTGGACCCGTCGGGATCGTCGAGGCTATCGATACCGACATCGACGCGATCTACGCCGTGGCGACGAACCCCGCCGCCGGCTTACCCGACGCTGGCGCTGCCCGCAACCGCCTCGAGGAGAGTTTCCTCGTCGTCCAGGACGCCTTCCACAGCGAGACCGTCGAACTCGCTGACGTCGTCTTGCCGGCGGCGACCTGGGGCGAATCCGAAGGAACCGTCATGAACATGGAACGGACGATCTCACGCGTGCGTGCTGCGACCGACACACCGTCCGGCATTAAGACGGACCTCGAGTTGATCGGCGAGGTCGCGACCCGCGTGGTTCCGGGGCTGTTCGACGAGCCACCGGAACCCAAAGCAGTGTTCAAGGAGTTCGTCAACCTCACCGAGGGAACGGTCGCCGACTGTTCTGGAATCGGCTACGAGCGTCTCGAGGCCGAACACGCAGTTCGGTGGCCTGCCCCGTCACCGACGACGGCGGGCGGCTACCGGTACTATACGGACGAGGCCGACGAAGACACGGTGAACGAGAACTGGGAGTTCCCGACGCCCACGGGACGGGCACGCTTCTCGAGCGCTGTCGCCGACTCGGTTCCAGAGCCCCCCAGTGAGGCCTACCCGCTGACGCTGACGACCGCTCGAGGAGCAGACGCCTACAACACCGGCGTCCGAACCCGCGAGGACGAACCGCCGATCGCTCGCATCAATCCGGCAACGGCTTCTGCGATGGCAACCGAGATCGACGGGCACGAGGGTGACAGCGACGGCGAGTCCACAGTCCGAGTGACGTCCAGACGGGCGAGTATCGACGCCCGTGTCGAAGAGGACGATGCCATCCCGGACAGCGTCGTCTGGCTCCCGATTCACCACCCCGCAGTGAACGACCTCACACTTCCCACGGTCGATCCCCGGTCGAACGAGCCCAATTTCAAGCAGTGTGCCATTCGACTCGAGGCCCCCCGTAACTCCGAGGAAATCGCCTCCGCAGAGGGCAGCGCTTGA
- a CDS encoding DUF7115 domain-containing protein → MSVPGIVQSTLTDEDIAARVSLGGDDELFITPTRTIVYRAEGLLSDESVDEYPHDADRLTLSEGRRKTKFSLEYPLDGSYEFTVPSSKTDAVLHPVLAGVLNGNEITDPGETVVQTYRFSELTLIITSDRLVKHIGGAVWDDDYEEYHFGDVTNLSFEDGSVATQIVLEVGGRPQRIKAPNEEANDLRERLKRALFDYHDVKSLEQLNEEVGDDGDDDAPTDSGMDFGGGIDPLDTSSSEDGEGDTVEEADGREAAVPDSIDAQPDRPDDDERTRGQSSSSASAATVPSDPNESASDSSEGQRVATVETGDVFENPDDSIETRDADRKKVRSTTGDVSRSDLLERIETLEESLARQNDLLEQQQETIEQLIVELRQGR, encoded by the coding sequence ATGAGCGTTCCCGGCATCGTCCAGTCTACTCTCACTGACGAGGATATCGCAGCGCGAGTCTCTCTCGGCGGCGACGACGAACTCTTCATCACACCAACACGGACGATCGTCTACCGTGCCGAAGGGCTCTTGAGCGACGAATCGGTCGATGAGTATCCCCACGACGCCGACCGCCTCACTCTCTCCGAAGGACGGCGGAAAACGAAGTTTTCTCTCGAGTATCCACTCGACGGTTCCTACGAATTCACCGTCCCCTCGAGCAAGACCGACGCCGTGCTTCATCCGGTGCTGGCCGGCGTCTTAAACGGAAACGAGATCACCGATCCGGGCGAAACCGTCGTCCAGACCTACCGCTTCAGTGAACTCACGTTGATCATCACCAGCGATCGGCTCGTCAAACACATCGGTGGTGCAGTCTGGGACGACGACTACGAGGAGTATCACTTCGGAGACGTGACGAACCTGTCTTTCGAGGACGGGAGTGTCGCGACCCAGATCGTACTCGAAGTCGGGGGTCGTCCACAGCGAATCAAGGCACCCAACGAAGAGGCGAACGATCTTCGCGAACGTCTCAAACGTGCCCTCTTCGATTATCACGACGTCAAGTCACTCGAGCAACTCAACGAGGAAGTCGGTGACGACGGGGATGATGACGCGCCGACCGATTCTGGAATGGATTTCGGTGGCGGAATCGATCCGCTCGACACCTCTTCTTCGGAAGACGGCGAAGGCGACACAGTCGAAGAAGCGGACGGACGCGAGGCCGCCGTTCCCGATTCGATCGACGCACAACCGGACCGTCCGGACGACGATGAGCGAACGCGAGGGCAGTCCAGTTCGAGCGCCTCCGCAGCAACAGTACCCTCGGATCCGAACGAGTCGGCGTCCGACTCGAGTGAGGGCCAGCGAGTCGCGACGGTCGAAACCGGTGACGTCTTCGAAAACCCGGACGATTCGATCGAAACGCGGGACGCCGACCGGAAAAAAGTGCGTTCTACGACCGGCGACGTTTCTCGATCGGACCTCCTCGAGCGCATCGAAACGCTCGAGGAGTCACTCGCTCGTCAGAACGATCTCCTCGAGCAACAACAGGAAACGATCGAACAACTGATCGTCGAACTTCGACAGGGCCGCTAG
- a CDS encoding molybdenum cofactor guanylyltransferase, whose product MDHHTSTERAGIVLAGGQSTRFDDTDKAVAELAGIPMIRRVLERLDPMVDELVVNCRGEQVASIRETLRDGPGVTFAVDPVPDRGPMAGILVGLRETTATYAVVVACDMPLVDPAFVDYLFERARGCDGAVPQLEDQWFQTTQAVYRCEPMAAGCERALEDGDGRIVTALADLEYVVVEETEVREQASLETFENVNTRAELEGVADRLDGNSSSE is encoded by the coding sequence ATGGACCACCACACGAGCACCGAACGAGCTGGAATCGTCCTCGCGGGTGGACAGTCGACCCGTTTTGACGACACGGACAAAGCCGTGGCGGAGCTCGCCGGAATCCCGATGATCCGTCGCGTTCTCGAGCGTCTCGACCCGATGGTCGACGAACTCGTCGTCAACTGCCGAGGTGAGCAAGTGGCCTCGATCCGGGAGACACTTCGAGATGGGCCAGGCGTTACGTTCGCCGTCGATCCGGTGCCGGATCGGGGTCCGATGGCCGGGATTCTAGTCGGCCTTCGTGAGACGACGGCGACGTACGCCGTCGTAGTCGCCTGTGACATGCCACTCGTCGATCCAGCGTTCGTCGACTACCTGTTCGAGCGGGCACGCGGATGCGATGGCGCAGTCCCGCAACTCGAGGATCAGTGGTTCCAGACCACCCAGGCCGTCTACCGGTGCGAGCCGATGGCTGCTGGTTGCGAACGCGCTCTCGAGGACGGCGACGGACGGATCGTCACGGCACTGGCCGACCTGGAGTACGTCGTCGTCGAGGAGACGGAGGTTCGCGAACAAGCGTCACTCGAGACGTTCGAGAACGTCAACACGCGTGCTGAACTCGAGGGCGTCGCTGATCGTCTGGACGGGAACTCTTCGTCTGAGTGA